A genomic stretch from Sphingobacterium sp. ML3W includes:
- a CDS encoding TonB-dependent receptor has protein sequence MKHKLLSFFVGSMILTSVAFAQEKKVSGRVTGADGKPLAGVTIAVQGSSTATQTDSNGNYSLSVPTGKVIVFRSVGFADKTIIVKEGQSAFNVTLDDSNRELEEVVVTGYGQRQIKDLTGSQGSIKGDKIAAEPTLSFEQAMSGKMAGVQIGSTGGTLGDGMSVRIRGVNSISSSSLPLYVIDGVPMNAVENVNTFNSGDGTRFNPMALINSNDIESIEVLKDAAAAVLYGSRAANGVILINTKRGKSGVSSISFESKVTSSKASKLLDLLNGDQFIEINNEKARNAASKFGGVKIIAKESDIDGDGVNDRTNWLDEVYRTGIGYDNSVSLSSGNEKGNFYASARYLDQKGIILKNQLKSGQVRINGDIKPAKWLKAGVSLSYSKTVNDGILTDRYIAGATVAALNASPIVAVRNPNNIIGYNLGGNGYLGNGNNTSSLVANNTPVGLIGNVANPVATLMSQLNQNTPEQILANGYIEVQPITGLKFTSKFGIDYLNNYEHQYSHPNIGGLGTAYNTLIQDNFRNRNQWVWQNYVNYDKTFAEDHRLSVTLGSEYQFTKEKNVYAGASNVGDIYFTDILDNTYTGTEPGTSDIMLLSGGGLFSNGLESYFSRVGYGFKNKYLVDLAIRADAFSAFGRNSKWGYFPSASLGWVASEEDFAKQYDWLSYLKLRASYGRVGNSRGIDSYASRDLYQGGAYASLNGFSAYQIGNPNLKWETSDKYDVGLDFNIANNRFNFVIDYFYNNISGLVLKAEPLYTTGVPSTVLGAPGAVFTNIGAMTNKGIEFTFNMKTMERGDFTWNTSFNFTAISNKIKSLVTENTDIIDGNSVASVGRSLGTYKLVRWAGVDEQTGNPMWYGKDGNIKMFNPDTQTWTQDGKKIAGLVGDDAVYLDKSGLPKYYGGLDNNITYKKFDFGVSLVYTGGFYIYNTTRSSLLTNQFLNNTTEILDRWTTPGQKTDIPRLFLTDNTHSRASDRFLEKGDFLRVRTISLGYNFANETLNRAGIKNLRLFAQVYNPFIITGYKGQDPEVNSNRNNSNIAIGVDNRAVPQPRTYTFGLNVSL, from the coding sequence ATGAAACACAAATTACTCAGTTTTTTCGTGGGTAGTATGATCCTGACTTCAGTAGCGTTCGCGCAAGAGAAGAAAGTAAGTGGTCGTGTAACTGGTGCTGATGGCAAGCCATTGGCGGGTGTTACAATCGCAGTACAAGGATCGAGCACAGCTACTCAAACAGATTCGAATGGTAATTATTCATTATCTGTGCCAACAGGCAAAGTAATTGTATTCCGTTCGGTAGGATTTGCAGATAAAACAATAATCGTTAAGGAAGGACAGTCTGCCTTTAATGTGACTTTGGATGATTCTAATAGAGAATTGGAAGAGGTTGTCGTGACTGGTTATGGTCAAAGACAAATCAAAGATTTGACTGGTTCGCAGGGTTCTATTAAAGGAGACAAAATTGCTGCTGAACCAACTTTAAGCTTTGAACAAGCTATGTCTGGTAAAATGGCAGGTGTACAAATTGGTTCGACAGGGGGTACTTTAGGTGATGGTATGTCTGTTAGGATTCGAGGAGTCAATTCAATCTCTTCAAGCTCCCTCCCTTTGTATGTAATTGATGGCGTTCCAATGAATGCTGTTGAAAATGTTAACACATTTAATAGTGGTGATGGAACTCGGTTTAATCCAATGGCCTTAATCAATAGCAATGATATCGAATCTATTGAAGTTTTAAAAGACGCTGCTGCTGCGGTATTATATGGTTCCAGAGCTGCAAATGGGGTAATTCTTATAAATACAAAAAGAGGGAAAAGTGGGGTGTCCAGTATTAGCTTTGAATCTAAAGTGACGTCTAGTAAAGCTTCAAAATTATTGGATTTATTAAATGGCGATCAATTTATTGAAATTAATAATGAGAAAGCTAGAAATGCTGCATCCAAATTTGGTGGGGTGAAGATTATCGCAAAAGAAAGCGATATTGATGGAGATGGAGTAAATGATCGAACTAATTGGCTAGACGAAGTTTATCGCACTGGAATAGGTTATGATAATTCTGTGTCATTAAGTTCAGGAAATGAAAAAGGAAACTTTTATGCTTCAGCGAGATATTTAGATCAAAAAGGTATTATTTTAAAAAATCAACTTAAGTCCGGACAAGTAAGGATAAATGGCGATATTAAACCAGCTAAGTGGTTGAAAGCAGGTGTCTCTTTATCGTATTCAAAGACAGTCAATGACGGTATTTTAACCGATCGATATATAGCTGGAGCGACCGTTGCAGCACTCAATGCATCCCCAATAGTTGCTGTCCGTAATCCCAATAATATAATAGGATATAATTTAGGTGGAAATGGATACCTTGGCAATGGAAATAATACTTCCAGTTTAGTTGCAAATAATACCCCCGTAGGATTGATTGGAAATGTGGCAAACCCTGTTGCTACTTTGATGTCCCAATTAAATCAAAATACACCTGAGCAAATCCTAGCAAATGGTTACATCGAAGTTCAACCAATAACTGGATTAAAATTTACAAGTAAATTTGGTATTGATTACTTAAATAATTACGAACATCAATATAGTCATCCAAATATAGGTGGATTGGGAACTGCATATAATACATTAATCCAAGACAATTTTAGAAATCGAAACCAATGGGTGTGGCAAAACTATGTGAATTATGACAAAACTTTTGCAGAAGATCATCGCCTATCAGTTACTTTAGGATCTGAATACCAATTTACAAAGGAAAAGAATGTATATGCAGGGGCAAGCAATGTTGGTGATATCTACTTTACTGATATTCTTGATAATACTTATACTGGTACAGAACCTGGTACCTCTGATATTATGTTACTGTCTGGTGGTGGTTTATTCTCTAATGGGTTGGAATCTTATTTCTCAAGAGTTGGCTATGGATTTAAAAATAAATATTTAGTTGATTTAGCAATACGTGCCGATGCATTTTCAGCTTTTGGTAGAAACTCGAAATGGGGTTACTTTCCATCTGCTTCACTTGGTTGGGTTGCATCTGAAGAGGATTTTGCTAAACAATATGATTGGCTTTCTTATTTGAAACTTAGAGCAAGTTATGGCCGGGTTGGTAATTCAAGGGGGATCGATTCATATGCATCTAGGGACTTATACCAAGGGGGAGCTTATGCATCTTTAAATGGATTTTCAGCTTATCAGATTGGAAATCCGAACTTAAAATGGGAGACTTCTGACAAATATGATGTAGGTTTGGATTTTAATATCGCTAACAATAGATTCAATTTTGTAATCGACTATTTCTACAATAATATTTCAGGTCTTGTATTGAAGGCTGAACCTCTTTATACGACAGGTGTTCCGTCAACAGTCTTAGGGGCACCAGGTGCTGTTTTTACCAATATTGGTGCGATGACAAATAAAGGTATAGAATTTACGTTCAATATGAAAACAATGGAACGTGGAGACTTTACTTGGAATACCTCATTCAATTTTACAGCAATTAGTAATAAAATTAAATCATTAGTAACAGAAAATACTGATATTATTGATGGTAACTCTGTTGCAAGCGTTGGTCGATCATTGGGAACCTATAAATTAGTTCGATGGGCTGGAGTTGATGAGCAAACGGGTAATCCAATGTGGTATGGCAAAGATGGAAATATAAAAATGTTTAATCCAGATACGCAAACTTGGACTCAAGATGGTAAAAAGATTGCGGGATTAGTTGGAGATGACGCTGTTTACCTTGATAAGAGCGGGTTGCCTAAATATTATGGTGGATTAGACAACAATATTACCTATAAAAAATTTGATTTTGGGGTTTCATTAGTTTATACTGGCGGTTTCTATATCTATAATACAACCAGAAGTTCTTTGTTGACAAACCAATTCCTAAATAATACAACAGAGATCCTTGATCGCTGGACCACTCCTGGACAAAAAACAGATATCCCTCGTTTATTCTTAACCGATAATACACACTCTAGAGCTTCAGATAGATTTTTGGAGAAGGGCGATTTCCTTCGTGTTAGAACAATAAGTCTTGGGTATAATTTTGCAAATGAAACTTTGAATAGAGCAGGTATAAAAAATCTGAGATTATTTGCTCAAGTTTACAATCCATTTATTATTACGGGGTATAAGGGGCAAGATCCCGAAGTTAATTCGAATCGAAATAACTCTAATATTGCTATTGGTGTGGATAATAGAGCTGTTCCTCAACCTAGAACTTATACATTTGGATTAAATGTTTCACTTTAA
- a CDS encoding RagB/SusD family nutrient uptake outer membrane protein encodes MLKLKYILIGSLALTSLFSSCQKQTFEKPYAYLEPEEAFLNADRISKTAIGMYDALQNRDFLGGRELIYADIRGIDCSAGPYFGSVPNYENLTSDNAMVQAAFVAAYRTVYEANYFLKNIELYKGRAKPEDEARYIAEAKFIRALTYFYIVNTWAQPYKFTNDGSHPGVALVLTATDPNNIFDTAHQVPRNSVKEVYDQIIKDLNEALPMLPKVSGARSISNVGRATQGAVNGLLARIYLYKQDYTKALEYANKVTSSNEYSMATNIQLVFTEYTTSESIFSVAHSGGDNPNTNHSLSQHYSPGGRADIQVSTAFQNLMSQNDARRTKLLIADEDGLWNGKYSSIGDWAPVLRYSEILLTKAEALANLEVGTAVNVEALALVNQVRHRSDASTSVTASNKSELIAAILKERRLELAFEGQGIYEYLRTGRNIPAHGIFNEQVWGSNKVIFPFPYAETQRNPNLVQNPGY; translated from the coding sequence ATGTTAAAATTAAAATATATATTAATAGGTTCTCTTGCTTTGACATCGCTATTCTCTTCTTGTCAAAAGCAGACATTTGAGAAACCTTATGCTTATCTAGAACCCGAAGAAGCTTTTTTAAATGCCGATCGTATTTCTAAAACTGCTATAGGGATGTATGATGCACTTCAGAACAGAGATTTTCTAGGAGGGCGTGAATTAATTTACGCAGATATTCGTGGAATAGATTGTAGTGCAGGACCATATTTTGGCTCTGTGCCCAATTATGAGAATTTAACGTCGGATAATGCTATGGTTCAAGCGGCTTTCGTCGCTGCGTATAGAACAGTTTATGAAGCAAACTATTTTTTGAAAAATATCGAGCTGTATAAAGGAAGGGCTAAACCAGAAGACGAGGCTAGATATATTGCGGAGGCTAAGTTTATTCGCGCTTTAACTTATTTTTATATTGTAAATACGTGGGCACAGCCTTACAAATTTACAAATGATGGCTCACATCCTGGTGTGGCACTTGTTTTGACGGCGACTGATCCTAACAATATTTTCGATACTGCGCATCAAGTACCAAGAAATTCCGTGAAGGAAGTTTACGATCAAATTATTAAGGATTTGAATGAGGCTTTGCCTATGTTACCTAAGGTTTCAGGAGCACGTAGTATTTCAAATGTGGGGCGCGCGACTCAAGGTGCTGTGAATGGTTTATTAGCGAGAATTTATCTATATAAACAGGATTATACCAAAGCGTTAGAATATGCTAACAAAGTGACGTCATCAAATGAATATAGCATGGCAACTAATATTCAGCTAGTATTTACAGAGTATACAACATCGGAAAGTATATTTTCAGTAGCTCACAGTGGAGGTGATAACCCAAATACTAACCATTCATTGTCACAGCATTATTCACCGGGAGGAAGGGCTGACATACAGGTGAGTACAGCATTTCAGAATTTAATGTCACAAAATGACGCGAGAAGAACAAAGCTTCTTATTGCTGATGAAGACGGGCTTTGGAATGGTAAATATTCAAGTATTGGTGACTGGGCTCCAGTTTTGAGATATAGTGAAATATTATTAACTAAAGCTGAGGCTTTGGCAAATTTGGAAGTAGGTACCGCCGTTAATGTAGAGGCTTTAGCGCTAGTAAATCAAGTTAGACATCGTTCAGACGCGTCTACATCAGTTACTGCATCAAATAAAAGTGAACTGATTGCCGCCATTTTGAAAGAAAGAAGACTTGAATTGGCGTTTGAAGGTCAAGGAATCTACGAGTACTTAAGAACAGGAAGAAATATTCCGGCTCATGGAATTTTTAACGAACAAGTGTGGGGATCAAACAAAGTGATTTTTCCATTCCCTTATGCTGAAACGCAGAGAAATCCTAATTTGGTACAAAATCCAGGTTACTAG
- a CDS encoding SusC/RagA family TonB-linked outer membrane protein — MKHKLLSFVLMSTAMSTSTLYAQEIRVSGKVTSEDGAALSNVTVLIQNGSKATQTDSSGNYSMMAKSNDVLIFRSIGYADKSVKVNGTKSLNVQLQTSSTGLEEVIVTAYGKQNKEAIVGAVSSISAKDIEKRPVSSVTAVLEGAAPGIMVNNSNGEPGSNPEVRIRGFGTVNGDASPTYVVDGVVFGGNISDINPADIASVSVLKDATSAALYGSRAANGVIVITTKNGTSGAPELNFSVNQGLFTRGIPEYDKMDERQFMEAAWQGLRNQYLWDNKTWTIDKANEEANKNLVPTILSLNIFDKADDKLFDSNGKLDATAKIKGSYASDLDWFKPLSRKGYRQDYSLNGRGGNEKGNYMFNVGYLNEEGYIKTSDFERLSGRLSANITPRSWVSAGFSANASHQNSNNTTGEGSGFTNPWNFARNIAPIYPVHLHDAVTGDFVLDADKNKIYDNGETSRNQYGGRHVIWENELNLNRGLRNTFNSQAYINFKFLKDFEFKIVGDINLRNTMSKSYNNAIIGDGTGNGGRASRTVYNYKNYTVQQQLTYNKTINGVHNLDVFLGHENYGYAYNYLYGYKTKQTFAGKPELINFNEITSLTDYSYDKTLDAYLSRVRYNYDGKYFIEGAFRRDGTSQVAPDYRYSNFWSVGGSWMVSKEKFLENEKWINSLKLRAATGYVGNLASLGYYDYMDLYTIGQNNNNPALYKGNIGNQQLTWEANQSTSFALEGRLFNRMNFVVEYFNKTSKDLIFNVNLASSIGSANNDGTTTVTRNIGALTNKGIELTFDVDIIKNQDFRWNFGTNATFFKNKITKMPEENKANGLLNSPFKYMEGHSVYDFFLYQFAGVDMITGQSLYFADSDQFDPTNKTGAWYEFQEEINGVMYTRNAAYSKRDWSGSAIPDLMGSFNTSFSYKNFNLTGLFTYSIGGKGLDYSYIDLMSLGSTPSALHQDLSKAWTQAPEGMTLTSANRINPDAIPQVNFKNSAFNNSSISNRFLMNSSYLSIKNISLGYQLPQTLLQKMDVRRLNLFFTVENLATFTKLKGFSPQQGFDGISDNEFVPYRTFSLGVNIGL, encoded by the coding sequence ATGAAACACAAATTACTCAGTTTTGTGCTCATGTCTACTGCGATGTCTACTTCGACCTTGTATGCTCAGGAAATCAGAGTGTCAGGTAAGGTAACATCTGAGGATGGAGCAGCACTTTCTAACGTTACTGTTTTAATTCAAAATGGTAGCAAAGCAACTCAAACAGATTCGTCTGGTAACTATTCCATGATGGCGAAATCAAATGATGTATTGATATTTCGATCTATCGGCTATGCTGATAAGTCTGTAAAGGTAAATGGTACTAAATCTTTAAATGTTCAATTACAGACCAGCTCAACTGGATTGGAAGAAGTCATTGTAACAGCCTATGGTAAACAGAACAAAGAAGCTATTGTAGGAGCGGTATCTAGTATTTCAGCCAAAGACATTGAAAAGAGACCGGTTAGTTCGGTGACTGCTGTATTAGAAGGAGCAGCTCCTGGCATTATGGTTAATAATTCAAATGGAGAACCGGGAAGTAATCCCGAAGTTCGTATTCGTGGATTTGGTACCGTAAATGGAGACGCTTCTCCAACATATGTTGTGGATGGTGTCGTTTTCGGAGGAAATATATCTGATATAAATCCTGCAGATATCGCATCAGTATCCGTACTAAAAGATGCAACATCTGCTGCACTTTATGGGAGCCGTGCTGCAAATGGTGTCATCGTGATCACGACGAAAAATGGTACTTCTGGTGCTCCTGAATTAAATTTTAGCGTAAACCAAGGTTTGTTTACACGTGGAATACCTGAATATGACAAAATGGATGAAAGACAATTCATGGAAGCAGCCTGGCAAGGACTTAGAAATCAATATTTATGGGATAACAAAACATGGACAATTGATAAAGCGAATGAGGAAGCTAATAAAAACTTGGTTCCGACAATTTTAAGCTTGAATATATTTGATAAAGCAGATGATAAACTATTCGACTCAAATGGGAAGCTAGACGCAACAGCGAAAATTAAAGGAAGTTATGCCTCAGATTTAGATTGGTTTAAACCTCTATCGAGAAAGGGATATAGACAAGATTATAGTTTAAACGGTCGTGGTGGTAATGAGAAGGGCAATTATATGTTTAATGTAGGTTACTTAAATGAGGAAGGCTACATCAAAACTTCAGACTTTGAACGCCTGTCTGGTAGATTAAGTGCAAATATTACTCCAAGATCTTGGGTAAGTGCAGGCTTTTCTGCTAATGCCAGTCATCAAAATAGTAACAATACAACAGGCGAAGGATCTGGATTTACAAACCCATGGAACTTTGCTCGAAATATTGCGCCAATTTATCCAGTTCATCTACACGATGCAGTCACAGGAGATTTTGTATTAGATGCAGATAAAAACAAGATATATGATAACGGTGAAACTTCGAGAAATCAATATGGTGGACGACATGTTATTTGGGAGAATGAACTGAATTTAAATAGAGGATTAAGAAACACCTTTAATAGCCAAGCATATATAAATTTTAAATTCTTGAAAGACTTTGAATTTAAAATTGTAGGTGATATCAATTTGCGAAACACAATGTCCAAATCATATAACAACGCTATAATTGGTGATGGCACTGGAAATGGAGGTCGTGCTTCAAGAACTGTATATAATTATAAGAACTACACAGTACAGCAACAGTTGACATACAACAAAACTATAAATGGTGTACATAATTTGGACGTCTTCTTGGGACACGAAAACTATGGTTATGCTTATAACTATCTTTACGGATATAAAACTAAGCAGACTTTTGCTGGTAAACCCGAACTAATCAATTTTAATGAGATTACTTCACTAACAGACTATTCTTATGATAAGACACTAGACGCATATTTGTCCAGAGTCCGTTATAATTATGACGGTAAATATTTTATTGAAGGTGCGTTTAGAAGAGATGGTACATCCCAGGTAGCACCTGATTATAGATATTCTAATTTTTGGTCTGTGGGAGGTAGCTGGATGGTATCGAAAGAAAAGTTTCTTGAGAATGAGAAATGGATAAATTCTCTGAAGTTAAGAGCTGCGACCGGTTATGTTGGAAATTTGGCTAGTTTAGGCTATTACGATTATATGGATCTATATACAATTGGACAGAATAATAATAATCCAGCATTATATAAAGGGAATATTGGAAATCAGCAATTAACATGGGAAGCGAATCAATCGACGTCCTTTGCATTGGAAGGACGATTGTTTAATCGCATGAATTTCGTTGTAGAATATTTTAATAAAACATCGAAAGATCTCATATTCAATGTGAATTTGGCTTCATCAATTGGTTCAGCTAATAATGATGGAACGACAACCGTAACTCGTAATATCGGTGCTCTAACTAATAAAGGAATTGAACTTACTTTTGATGTTGATATCATTAAAAATCAAGATTTTAGATGGAATTTTGGAACTAATGCTACTTTCTTCAAAAACAAGATCACTAAAATGCCTGAAGAAAATAAAGCAAATGGATTGTTGAATTCTCCATTTAAATATATGGAAGGACATTCTGTTTACGACTTTTTCTTATATCAATTTGCTGGTGTAGATATGATTACAGGACAATCTTTATATTTTGCGGATAGTGATCAATTTGATCCAACGAATAAAACTGGCGCTTGGTATGAATTTCAAGAGGAAATAAACGGTGTTATGTACACTAGGAATGCGGCCTATTCTAAAAGAGATTGGAGTGGTTCTGCAATTCCGGATCTGATGGGAAGTTTTAATACTTCTTTCAGTTACAAAAATTTTAACTTGACAGGATTATTTACCTATTCGATAGGAGGTAAGGGGCTTGACTATTCCTATATCGACTTAATGAGTTTAGGTAGTACCCCATCTGCTCTACATCAAGATCTGTCTAAGGCATGGACACAAGCACCTGAAGGAATGACATTAACCTCTGCTAATCGCATAAATCCAGATGCCATCCCGCAGGTAAATTTTAAAAATAGTGCATTTAATAATAGCAGTATTTCGAATAGATTCTTAATGAATAGTTCTTATTTGTCCATCAAAAATATTTCCCTTGGTTATCAATTGCCTCAAACTTTGTTACAAAAGATGGATGTGCGTCGTCTGAATTTGTTTTTTACAGTTGAAAATCTGGCGACATTTACAAAATTAAAAGGCTTTAGTCCTCAACAAGGCTTTGACGGAATAAGTGACAACGAGTTTGTACCCTATCGTACATTCTCTTTAGGTGTTAATATTGGGTTATAA
- a CDS encoding RagB/SusD family nutrient uptake outer membrane protein, producing MKYIYRIGLVLACASLILSCKKDYLDRLPTDTVAPETVFESVENAKMAVNGLSRLMKRQYISQGFNGEGTIKMYYGIYGGVNASIPMTGWSSVINLEYFANPNSTYTYYPWYYYYIIIGNANAIIDKIDATPGDAKEKEFVKAQALTFRAYSYMMLAQLYGDRWSSSNNGATNAVVLRIHEGLENMNLSTLKETYDLIYSDLNTAIGLYESSGKTRISTNNYEVNKDVAYAVFARAALNKEDFPNAEKYAALARTSYPLMSNTEYRAGFSTVNKEWIWSVFDSDQETIFFYSYFSYIAYNSTSSLVRTYPRSISKDLFNKIPVSDIRKDMFLDPVKTGLTFTATTGQGDKAALAYIRNIYKDIPSNSTAYAYMQFKFNATGMPGVGQLNNFRSSEMLLIEAEAKYKQGKDASTIQSLLNELTKSTGRDPNYVCNKTGQDLFQEIKLYRAIELWGEGFDFFDLKRWGDPIVRKSFTNGGNFQGALATTIQPTDRNNWKIVTPAKETDFNSEIKQ from the coding sequence ATGAAATATATATATAGAATTGGTCTCGTATTAGCTTGTGCAAGTCTAATATTGAGTTGTAAGAAAGATTATTTGGACCGTTTACCTACAGATACGGTTGCCCCAGAAACCGTTTTCGAATCAGTTGAAAACGCTAAAATGGCTGTCAACGGGTTGTCTAGATTAATGAAACGACAGTACATTAGTCAGGGGTTTAATGGCGAAGGGACAATCAAAATGTATTATGGAATTTATGGCGGAGTAAACGCTTCTATTCCAATGACAGGTTGGAGTTCTGTTATCAATCTAGAGTATTTTGCTAATCCCAATAGTACTTATACATACTATCCTTGGTATTATTATTACATTATCATTGGTAATGCAAATGCAATAATTGATAAAATTGATGCGACCCCTGGTGATGCTAAAGAAAAAGAATTTGTTAAAGCGCAAGCGTTAACTTTTAGAGCTTACAGCTATATGATGTTGGCCCAGCTCTATGGCGACCGTTGGTCGTCTTCAAATAATGGTGCCACAAACGCGGTGGTGCTGCGAATTCATGAAGGTTTAGAAAATATGAACCTTTCTACATTAAAGGAGACTTATGATTTAATTTATAGTGACCTAAATACTGCTATCGGATTGTATGAATCTTCTGGTAAAACTAGGATAAGTACTAATAATTATGAGGTTAATAAAGATGTTGCTTATGCTGTGTTTGCAAGAGCTGCTTTAAATAAAGAAGATTTTCCGAATGCTGAGAAATATGCAGCGTTGGCGAGAACATCATATCCCTTAATGTCTAACACTGAATATAGAGCAGGTTTTTCTACAGTAAATAAGGAATGGATTTGGTCTGTTTTTGATAGCGATCAGGAAACAATTTTCTTCTATTCGTATTTTTCTTATATAGCGTATAACTCGACATCATCATTAGTTCGTACTTATCCTCGATCAATAAGTAAAGATTTGTTTAATAAAATCCCTGTCTCAGATATCCGGAAGGATATGTTTCTTGATCCAGTTAAAACCGGATTAACATTTACAGCAACGACAGGCCAGGGAGATAAAGCTGCGTTGGCATATATCAGAAATATTTATAAAGATATTCCATCTAATTCAACAGCTTATGCCTATATGCAATTTAAATTTAACGCAACAGGGATGCCTGGAGTAGGACAGCTAAATAATTTCAGATCTTCAGAAATGTTATTAATTGAAGCGGAAGCAAAATATAAACAAGGCAAAGATGCTTCAACTATTCAGTCCTTGTTGAATGAGTTAACCAAATCTACGGGAAGAGATCCAAATTACGTTTGTAATAAAACAGGACAGGACCTTTTTCAGGAGATAAAGCTTTATCGCGCTATTGAATTGTGGGGTGAAGGTTTCGACTTCTTCGATCTAAAGCGATGGGGCGATCCAATAGTTAGAAAATCCTTTACAAATGGTGGTAATTTTCAAGGCGCATTGGCGACAACTATTCAGCCAACGGACCGTAATAATTGGAAAATTGTAACTCCAGCGAAAGAGACGGATTTTAATTCGGAAATTAAGCAATAA